The following coding sequences are from one Lolium rigidum isolate FL_2022 chromosome 6, APGP_CSIRO_Lrig_0.1, whole genome shotgun sequence window:
- the LOC124666932 gene encoding chitinase CLP-like → MSQLKPVIFFVLLALCACTAASAPLLIKINKGAASTALYTAPLRAGRPLVLDLSAPAITTPCSSGTTTTVTLSANTTNGANPLSPVSFAATATCAAAPSGAAGVAGLGRSSASFPAQVASTQKVANSFALCLPSDGRTGFSGNGVGAAIFGGGPFYLAPPADREAITTLLSDPVPLRQPFAGNAGYFVTATGGVAIDGSVAAAGPLVVGLSTTVTYTQLRADVYSRVIAAFDRAMGQTAKVAAVAPFELCYDSSKLGSSLSGYSVPQVDVLLEGGTNLTVFGGNSMAQANANTACFAFLKAASSTGPPVLVGGFQLENRLVALDNAKQQLSFTGYLPARGFSCSNFNFTRAG, encoded by the coding sequence ATGTCGCAACTCAAACCAGTCAtcttcttcgtcctcctcgcgctGTGCGCGTGCACGGCGGCGAGCGCGCCGTTGCTCATAAAAATCAACAAGGGCGCGGCGTCTACAGCCCTGTACACGGCACCCCTCAGGGCCGGCCGCCCGCTCGTCCTGGACCTCTCCGCGCCGGCCATCACGACGCCATGCAGCAGCGGGACCACCACGACCGTGACGCTCTCCGCCAACACCACCAACGGCGCCAACCCGCTTTCCCCGGTCTccttcgccgccaccgccacctgcgCAGCGGCCCCGTCCGGCGCCGCTGGTGTCGCGGGGCTAGGCCGCTCCAGCGCCTCGTTCCCGGCGCAGGTCGCCAGCACGCAGAAGGTGGCCAACTCCTTCGCGCTCTGCCTCCCGAGCGACGGCAGGACCGGGTTCAGCGGCAACGGCGTGGGCGCGGCCATCTTCGGCGGCGGCCCGTTCTACCTCGCCCCGCCCGCCGACCGCGAGGCCATCACCACGCTCCTCTCCGACCCGGTCCCGCTCCGCCAGCCCTTCGCCGGGAACGCCGGCTACTTCGTCACGGCCACCGGCGGCGTCGCCATCGACggctccgtcgccgccgccggcccgctcGTGGTTGGCCTCTCCACGACCGTCACCTACACGCAGCTCCGCGCCGACGTGTACAGCCGCGTCATCGCGGCCTTCGACCGCGCCATGGGCCAGACCGCCAAGGTCGCCGCCGTGGCCCCGTTCGAGCTCTGCTACGACTCGTCCAAGCTCGGCTCGTCCCTCTCCGGGTACTCGGTGCCGCAGGTGGACGTGCTGCTGGAGGGCGGGACCAATCTCACGGTGTTCGGGGGCAACTCCATGGCGCAGGCGAACGCCAACACGGCGTGCTTCGCGTTCCTCAAGGCGGCGAGCAGCACGGGGCCGCCGGTGCTCGTCGGAGGGTTCCAGCTCGAGAACAGGCTCGTGGCGCTCGACAACGCCAAGCAGCAGCTCAGCTTCACCGGCTACCTTCCCGCCAGAGGCTTCTCATGCAGCAACTTCAACTTCACCAGGGCTGGCTAG